The Streptomyces sp. RKAG293 genome includes a region encoding these proteins:
- a CDS encoding family 16 glycosylhydrolase encodes MEGNTRSTEENLRFTADFTSQEQWVAGHSWAYPDGGPVNPGDDKLDHLVTDADYCRSGSFRATRRSDGNWNTGLLTTEGSAEEFTLRTGDILETRVRLPEAIGAWPAIWTWRDGGNEIDVFEYHPDNPHLLELSNHVRGAHRSYTDASIHPGAWVDLKVEFRARSVIWWVNGTRAFADGKGVGRNWHAYVIVNLSVCGGRYHPAPEADVTAMSYEVDHLRVRASARP; translated from the coding sequence ATGGAGGGGAACACGCGCTCCACGGAGGAGAACCTCCGGTTCACGGCGGACTTCACCTCGCAGGAGCAGTGGGTCGCCGGGCATTCATGGGCGTATCCGGACGGCGGGCCGGTGAATCCGGGGGACGACAAACTCGATCACCTCGTGACCGATGCCGACTACTGCCGCAGCGGATCGTTCCGGGCGACCCGCCGGTCCGACGGCAACTGGAACACCGGACTGCTGACCACCGAAGGCAGTGCGGAGGAATTCACCCTCCGTACCGGCGACATTCTGGAGACCCGGGTCCGGCTGCCCGAGGCGATCGGGGCCTGGCCGGCGATCTGGACGTGGCGGGACGGCGGAAACGAGATCGACGTATTCGAATACCATCCCGACAATCCGCATCTGCTGGAATTGTCGAACCATGTCAGGGGCGCCCACCGCTCCTACACCGACGCGTCGATCCATCCCGGCGCCTGGGTGGATCTGAAGGTCGAGTTCCGTGCGAGATCCGTTATCTGGTGGGTCAACGGCACCCGGGCCTTCGCCGACGGGAAGGGCGTGGGCCGCAACTGGCACGCCTACGTGATCGTGAACCTCTCGGTGTGCGGCGGCAGATACCACCCGGCGCCGGAGGCGGACGTGACGGCCATGTCGTACGAGGTCGACCACCTGCGCGTCCGTGCGTCCGCGCGCCCCTGA
- a CDS encoding DUF2087 domain-containing protein has protein sequence MSDNDPSSSQGVAGLFSHGRLVAIPRKTVRREQLLVHLTETLFERDREYTEREVNEALHTVHEDSSALRRYLVEGGLLARTRDGASYRRVH, from the coding sequence ATGTCCGACAACGATCCAAGCAGTTCACAAGGGGTGGCCGGCCTGTTCTCCCACGGGAGACTGGTAGCGATCCCGCGCAAGACCGTCCGCCGCGAGCAGCTGCTCGTCCACCTCACGGAGACCCTGTTCGAGCGGGACCGGGAGTACACCGAGCGAGAGGTCAACGAGGCGCTCCACACGGTGCACGAAGACAGCTCGGCGCTGCGCCGGTATCTGGTGGAGGGCGGCCTGCTGGCCCGGACGAGGGACGGCGCGAGCTACCGGCGCGTCCACTGA
- a CDS encoding DUF4190 domain-containing protein, with protein MNAVNTQLASPTTPTTQSTRERKDADGMAVASFLLGLPGLLVLNLVLGPCAIALACTALAKGTQRRGRALIGLALGVADLGILLVMTIANHGVLWQF; from the coding sequence ATGAACGCCGTCAACACCCAGCTCGCCTCGCCCACCACGCCCACCACGCAGTCGACCCGGGAGCGCAAGGACGCCGACGGCATGGCCGTCGCCTCGTTCCTGCTCGGCCTGCCCGGCCTGCTCGTCCTCAACCTCGTGCTCGGCCCCTGCGCCATCGCGCTGGCCTGCACCGCGCTCGCCAAGGGCACCCAGCGCCGCGGCCGCGCCCTGATCGGCCTGGCCCTCGGCGTCGCCGACCTCGGCATCCTGCTGGTCATGACGATCGCCAACCACGGCGTGCTCTGGCAGTTCTGA
- a CDS encoding glycoside hydrolase family 19 protein produces the protein MAFLTALIVAVGLAVLVPLASTASAAQCTTAWNASTVYTGGLSASYNGHNWSAKWWTQNETPGNAAVWADQGACGSTGGSGGTTGGTGSCDYPAWVAGRAYVTGDVVKYTDGNAYRAEHDNPGYDPVISTWYWEPYTCGGSPTTPPGQSGFPVSESQFNQMFPSRNSFYSYSGLTAALSAYPGFANTGSDTVKRQEAAAFLANVNHETGGLVYIVEQNTANYPHYCDASQSYGCPAGQAAYYGRGPIQLSWNFNYKAAGDALGIDLLHNPNLVQNDSSVAWKTGLWYWNTQSGPGTMTPHNAMVNGAGFGETIRSINGSIECNGGNPAQVQSRIDAYQRFVQILGVPAGNNLGC, from the coding sequence ATGGCGTTCCTCACCGCTCTGATCGTCGCGGTCGGACTGGCGGTCCTCGTACCGCTGGCCTCCACCGCTTCCGCCGCGCAGTGTACGACCGCGTGGAACGCCTCCACGGTGTACACCGGCGGCCTGTCCGCGTCCTACAACGGTCACAACTGGTCCGCGAAGTGGTGGACCCAGAACGAGACCCCCGGCAACGCCGCGGTCTGGGCCGATCAGGGTGCCTGCGGCAGTACGGGTGGCTCCGGCGGCACCACCGGCGGCACCGGATCGTGCGACTACCCCGCGTGGGTCGCGGGCCGGGCCTACGTCACCGGTGACGTCGTCAAGTACACCGACGGCAACGCGTACCGGGCCGAGCACGACAATCCCGGCTACGACCCGGTCATCAGCACCTGGTACTGGGAGCCGTACACCTGCGGCGGATCGCCGACCACACCGCCCGGCCAGAGTGGCTTCCCGGTCAGCGAGTCCCAGTTCAACCAGATGTTCCCGAGCCGCAACTCGTTCTACTCCTACAGCGGCCTGACCGCGGCCCTCAGCGCCTACCCCGGCTTCGCCAACACCGGGAGCGACACCGTCAAGCGGCAGGAAGCCGCCGCGTTCCTGGCCAACGTCAACCACGAGACCGGCGGACTCGTCTACATCGTCGAGCAGAACACCGCCAACTACCCCCACTACTGCGACGCGAGCCAGTCCTACGGCTGCCCCGCCGGCCAGGCCGCGTACTACGGGCGCGGTCCGATCCAGCTGAGCTGGAACTTCAACTACAAGGCCGCGGGCGATGCACTCGGCATCGATCTGCTCCACAACCCCAACCTCGTCCAGAACGACTCGTCCGTCGCCTGGAAGACCGGCCTGTGGTACTGGAACACCCAGAGCGGTCCCGGCACCATGACCCCGCACAACGCCATGGTCAACGGTGCCGGCTTCGGCGAGACCATCCGCAGCATCAACGGAAGCATCGAATGCAACGGCGGCAACCCCGCCCAGGTGCAGAGCCGGATCGACGCCTACCAGCGCTTCGTCCAGATCCTCGGTGTCCCGGCCGGCAACAACCTGGGCTGCTGA
- a CDS encoding DUF1059 domain-containing protein, with the protein MRKVADCRDMPSESGCTLTIAGEEDEVVRAASEHAASVHGHADTPELREMVRGSLKDEAPQHV; encoded by the coding sequence ATGCGTAAGGTCGCCGACTGCCGGGACATGCCCAGCGAATCCGGTTGCACGCTGACCATCGCCGGCGAGGAGGATGAGGTCGTACGCGCGGCGTCCGAGCATGCCGCGTCGGTCCACGGACACGCGGACACCCCGGAGCTGCGCGAGATGGTCCGCGGAAGCCTGAAGGACGAAGCCCCGCAACACGTCTGA
- the merB gene encoding organomercurial lyase has product MTGEESQRTPTWPRTHSETQETGMDARAQDLSDQLVAKWTSAQGVETTTAGAVVVNGLLRYGPLGPETAGELLGWPSERVIERFREMNFALETDDRGLIVGAGVSLDAGRPHTMELQGRLVHGWCAMDVLMFPLVLKEERSAVASRCQAGGGAVTLTVTPDGVRDVVPAEAAVTLAPATGGDIREVFCDRVNFYASPALAKEATARDPDLAACTVEEAWAVGKRLAGLF; this is encoded by the coding sequence GTGACCGGGGAGGAGTCCCAGCGGACGCCGACCTGGCCGCGTACCCACTCGGAGACCCAGGAGACCGGTATGGACGCGCGGGCGCAGGACCTCTCCGATCAACTGGTCGCCAAGTGGACCTCGGCCCAGGGGGTGGAGACCACCACCGCCGGAGCGGTGGTGGTGAACGGCCTGCTGCGATACGGGCCGCTCGGCCCGGAGACGGCCGGGGAACTGCTCGGCTGGCCCTCCGAGCGGGTGATCGAGCGCTTTCGCGAGATGAACTTCGCTCTCGAGACCGACGACCGCGGCCTCATCGTCGGCGCCGGCGTCTCCCTCGACGCGGGCCGGCCGCACACCATGGAACTCCAGGGGCGCCTCGTGCACGGCTGGTGTGCCATGGACGTGCTGATGTTCCCGCTGGTCCTCAAGGAGGAGCGGAGCGCCGTCGCCTCCCGCTGTCAGGCCGGCGGCGGTGCCGTCACCCTGACGGTCACGCCTGACGGGGTGCGCGACGTCGTCCCCGCGGAGGCCGCCGTGACGCTCGCGCCCGCCACCGGAGGGGACATCCGCGAGGTCTTCTGCGACCGCGTCAACTTCTACGCGTCGCCGGCGCTCGCGAAGGAGGCCACCGCACGCGACCCCGACCTGGCGGCCTGCACGGTCGAGGAGGCGTGGGCGGTCGGCAAGCGGCTGGCCGGCCTGTTCTGA
- a CDS encoding alpha/beta fold hydrolase, translating into MTQNPVPAVESETFEEFTVPVEGGELAVLRWPAVVPDAPVVLALHGITGNALSWARVAHHLAGRVTLLAPDLRGRAGSAAVPGPYGIARHADDAAALMAAVGARRVVLAGHSMGAFVAAVAAVRHPDRFPSLLLVDGAVGFPAPLELEPDELIAAVIGPAMSRLSMAFPDRATYRSFWQAHPAFGSPWEPWVDAYLQRDLVGQEPELRSSCRIEAVRTDGVDLFSEDVLAAVHHLPGRARLLWAERGLMDEPQGLYDEERLAAAGLDHPNVTPLKLAATNHYTILIGDEGARAVAQHLVELAGSS; encoded by the coding sequence ATGACGCAGAATCCAGTCCCCGCCGTCGAGTCGGAAACGTTCGAGGAGTTCACCGTCCCCGTCGAGGGAGGGGAGCTCGCCGTACTGCGCTGGCCGGCGGTCGTGCCGGACGCGCCGGTGGTGCTGGCGCTGCACGGGATCACCGGCAACGCCCTGTCCTGGGCGCGGGTGGCCCATCATCTGGCGGGCCGCGTCACCCTGCTCGCCCCCGATCTGCGCGGGCGGGCGGGCAGCGCCGCGGTGCCGGGACCGTACGGGATCGCCCGCCACGCCGATGACGCGGCGGCTCTGATGGCGGCGGTCGGTGCGCGGCGCGTGGTGCTGGCCGGACACTCCATGGGCGCCTTCGTGGCGGCCGTGGCCGCGGTACGCCACCCGGACCGGTTCCCCTCCCTGCTGCTGGTGGACGGCGCGGTCGGCTTCCCGGCACCGCTGGAGCTGGAACCCGACGAGCTGATCGCGGCTGTCATCGGACCGGCCATGAGCCGGCTGTCGATGGCCTTCCCGGACCGCGCCACCTACCGGTCCTTCTGGCAGGCGCATCCGGCGTTCGGCTCCCCCTGGGAGCCCTGGGTGGACGCCTATCTCCAGCGCGACCTGGTCGGGCAGGAGCCGGAACTGCGGTCCTCCTGCCGGATCGAGGCGGTGCGCACCGACGGTGTCGACCTGTTCTCCGAGGACGTCCTGGCCGCCGTCCACCATCTGCCCGGCCGTGCCCGGCTGTTGTGGGCGGAGCGCGGTCTGATGGACGAGCCGCAGGGGCTGTACGACGAGGAGCGGCTGGCCGCGGCCGGCCTGGACCACCCGAACGTCACCCCGCTGAAGCTGGCGGCCACCAACCACTACACCATCCTCATCGGCGACGAAGGCGCCCGGGCGGTGGCCCAGCACCTGGTGGAACTGGCGGGTTCGTCCTGA
- a CDS encoding 2'-5' RNA ligase family protein, protein MASEGSARHPAGRTALVIKVPEAESLVGEWRRRFDPAAATGVPAHVSVLYPFLDHARIDAPAIEALRESLGAHAPFELSFRHCGRFPAMLHLVPEPDGPLRTLTRGVVDRWPEAQPYGGRYSDAAPHLTVAYSPDPGVFDTIESALTAGLPFTTRVAAVQLVVWDGAHWHDAETFPLRG, encoded by the coding sequence ATGGCGTCAGAGGGCAGTGCGCGGCATCCGGCGGGCCGAACGGCGTTGGTCATCAAGGTGCCGGAGGCGGAATCCCTGGTGGGGGAGTGGCGACGGCGGTTCGACCCCGCCGCGGCGACCGGGGTCCCGGCGCATGTGTCGGTGCTCTACCCGTTCCTGGACCACGCGCGGATCGATGCTCCCGCCATCGAGGCCCTGCGGGAGTCGCTGGGCGCTCACGCCCCGTTCGAGCTGAGCTTCCGCCACTGCGGACGCTTTCCCGCGATGCTCCATCTCGTCCCCGAACCGGACGGCCCCCTCCGGACGCTCACCCGTGGCGTCGTCGACCGCTGGCCGGAGGCACAGCCGTACGGCGGCCGGTACTCCGACGCGGCACCCCATCTGACCGTCGCCTACAGCCCGGATCCGGGCGTGTTCGACACGATCGAGAGCGCTCTGACGGCCGGGCTTCCCTTCACGACCCGCGTCGCCGCGGTGCAGCTCGTGGTCTGGGACGGCGCCCACTGGCATGACGCGGAGACGTTCCCGCTGCGCGGCTGA
- a CDS encoding TetR family transcriptional regulator: MSHTLGVRQARKQQTRQALLDAALGLLEHQNLSSLGLREVTRAVGVSPTAFYRHFQDLSDLGVALVEESLGSLHSAIQAAMAEQRDPDRLIDRTVEIIAGHVLDHRPHIRFIARERHGGVRPVREAIATQLTHFADEVAAGLALQPVSDGWSDDDVRMLAELYVDHMVTTASQFLEATPEDEERITSTARRQLRVISLGRRHWLDS, translated from the coding sequence ATGAGTCACACCCTCGGCGTCCGACAGGCCCGTAAGCAGCAGACCCGCCAGGCCCTCCTGGATGCCGCGCTGGGCCTGCTGGAGCACCAGAATCTGAGCAGTCTCGGGCTGCGCGAGGTCACCCGCGCGGTGGGCGTTTCGCCCACCGCGTTCTACCGGCACTTCCAGGACCTGTCGGATCTCGGGGTCGCCCTGGTCGAGGAGTCGCTCGGCAGCCTGCATTCGGCGATCCAGGCGGCGATGGCCGAGCAGCGGGATCCTGACCGGCTGATCGACCGCACGGTGGAGATCATCGCCGGCCATGTCCTCGACCACCGGCCGCACATCCGCTTCATCGCCCGCGAACGGCACGGCGGCGTCCGTCCGGTGCGCGAGGCGATCGCCACCCAGCTGACGCACTTCGCCGACGAGGTGGCCGCCGGCCTCGCTCTGCAGCCCGTCTCCGACGGCTGGTCGGACGACGACGTGCGGATGCTCGCCGAGCTCTACGTGGACCACATGGTGACCACCGCGTCCCAGTTCCTGGAGGCGACGCCGGAGGACGAGGAGCGCATCACCTCCACCGCACGCCGCCAGCTGCGGGTCATCAGCCTCGGCCGGCGGCATTGGCTCGACTCCTGA
- a CDS encoding MFS transporter, giving the protein MATPPSLHDEANAVPEPPARPRPGLAARLWHRDLAHYPATGRRMAYLAIVVVTTVVLYYMLYIQYAVATSIIAHFHMTYSYFIWVSVVGNAVGAFASLAAGLADRWGRANMVVYGLLIAALLVLFGLPNASSKGMYLALFTCVSFIEGVVLVATPALIRDFSPQLGRATAMGYWTMGPVIGSLVVTTVTSHTLDTASWQDELRYSGASGLVVFVIALFALRELSPALRDQIMVSLRDRALVEVRAKGMDPQAVQQGHWRQMLRLDVVGSAFAISVYLLLYFAAVGNFVVFFATVFSYTEQRANAVANWYWAANAVALVVAGLLSDRLRVRKPFMVVGALGSIVVTAAFAMRATHPGTDYYTFAWLFVGIGAFAGFAYAPWMASFTETVEKHNPAATATGLAIWGWIIRAVVAVSAAFIPVLVTAVTPLVDHGAEVQAAQVQAGPALAVVGAHQELFAELGKFPPTAIPPDLTARAVKEVGPADLAVVQKAQPQLRLLQEYGPKVQKAAKDGPGQWRTWWWICVGGQVLFLPFIFVMSGRWSPKKAREDADEHQLAVDRELAALTAERA; this is encoded by the coding sequence ATGGCCACGCCCCCGTCGTTGCACGACGAAGCCAACGCCGTCCCCGAACCGCCCGCCAGACCCCGGCCCGGCCTCGCCGCCCGCCTGTGGCACCGCGACCTCGCGCACTATCCCGCCACCGGCCGCCGTATGGCGTACCTGGCGATCGTCGTCGTGACCACCGTTGTCCTGTACTACATGCTGTACATCCAGTACGCGGTCGCCACTTCGATCATCGCGCACTTCCACATGACCTACAGCTACTTCATCTGGGTCTCGGTCGTCGGCAACGCGGTGGGAGCCTTCGCATCACTGGCCGCCGGCCTCGCGGACCGCTGGGGGCGGGCCAACATGGTCGTCTACGGGCTGCTGATCGCCGCGCTGCTCGTCCTGTTCGGACTGCCCAACGCCTCCTCCAAGGGCATGTACCTGGCGCTCTTCACCTGTGTGAGCTTCATCGAGGGTGTCGTCCTGGTCGCCACCCCCGCGCTGATCCGTGACTTCTCCCCGCAGCTCGGGCGGGCCACCGCCATGGGGTACTGGACGATGGGCCCGGTGATCGGCAGCCTCGTCGTCACCACGGTCACCAGCCACACCCTGGACACAGCCAGCTGGCAGGACGAACTGCGGTACTCCGGCGCCTCCGGACTCGTCGTCTTCGTCATCGCGCTGTTCGCACTGCGCGAGCTCTCGCCCGCGCTCCGCGACCAGATCATGGTCAGTCTGCGCGACCGCGCCCTGGTCGAGGTCCGCGCCAAGGGCATGGACCCGCAGGCCGTCCAGCAGGGGCACTGGCGCCAGATGCTCCGGCTGGACGTGGTCGGCTCGGCGTTCGCCATCAGCGTCTACCTGTTGCTGTACTTCGCCGCGGTCGGGAACTTCGTCGTGTTCTTCGCGACCGTCTTCAGCTACACCGAGCAGCGCGCCAACGCGGTGGCCAACTGGTACTGGGCCGCGAACGCCGTGGCCCTGGTGGTGGCCGGCCTGCTGTCGGACCGGCTCCGGGTGCGCAAGCCGTTCATGGTCGTCGGGGCGCTCGGCTCGATCGTGGTCACCGCCGCGTTCGCGATGCGCGCCACGCATCCGGGCACCGACTACTACACCTTCGCCTGGCTGTTCGTCGGCATCGGCGCCTTCGCCGGGTTCGCCTACGCACCGTGGATGGCGAGCTTCACCGAGACGGTGGAGAAGCACAACCCGGCCGCCACGGCCACCGGTCTGGCGATCTGGGGCTGGATCATCCGGGCCGTCGTCGCGGTCTCCGCCGCCTTCATCCCGGTCCTCGTCACGGCCGTCACCCCGCTGGTCGACCACGGTGCCGAAGTACAGGCGGCCCAGGTCCAGGCGGGTCCGGCCCTCGCCGTGGTCGGCGCGCACCAGGAGCTGTTCGCCGAACTCGGCAAATTCCCGCCGACCGCCATCCCGCCGGACCTCACGGCGCGCGCGGTGAAGGAGGTCGGACCCGCCGACCTCGCGGTGGTCCAGAAGGCCCAGCCCCAGCTGCGGTTGCTGCAGGAGTACGGCCCCAAGGTGCAGAAGGCCGCCAAGGACGGCCCCGGTCAGTGGCGCACCTGGTGGTGGATCTGCGTCGGCGGCCAGGTGCTCTTCCTTCCGTTCATCTTCGTGATGTCCGGACGATGGAGCCCCAAGAAGGCCCGGGAGGACGCCGATGAGCACCAACTCGCCGTCGACCGCGAACTGGCGGCCCTCACGGCGGAACGCGCCTGA
- a CDS encoding aldehyde dehydrogenase family protein codes for MPELFIGGQWTAASDGQVREIRCPADGKLVATVDEAGPQDAAAAVGAAREAFDNGPWPGTPAAQRGRLLLRVADLLERDKAAFARAESLDTGKRLVESEYDMDDIANCFRYFGNLAASGGTDRVIDTGNPETDSRVVHEPVGVCSLITPWNYPLLQTAWKVAPALAAGNTFVLKPSELTPHTAILLMGLLKEAGLPDGVANLVLGAGAVAGAPLSTDERVDLVSFTGGLITGRRIMAAAAPTVKKIALELGGKNPNIVFADAEFDTAVDFALMAVFLHSGQVCSAGARLLVQDELHDRFVDELVRRAQEIRLGGPFDKDARTGPLISAAHRDKVEAYVAAGLAEGAVLRCGGARPEDPALANGYYYPPTVLDECTPGMSVVRDESFGPVLTVERFRDEAEAVALANDTVYGLAGAVWTQDGERAHRVAARLRVGTVWINDFHPYVPQAEWGGMKQSGVGRELGPAGLAEYQEAKHIWRNTAARPQRWFE; via the coding sequence ATGCCGGAGCTGTTCATCGGCGGCCAGTGGACCGCCGCCTCCGACGGGCAGGTGCGCGAGATCCGTTGTCCGGCGGACGGCAAGCTGGTCGCCACCGTCGACGAGGCGGGTCCCCAGGACGCCGCGGCCGCGGTGGGCGCCGCACGTGAGGCGTTCGACAACGGGCCCTGGCCCGGCACACCGGCCGCCCAGCGTGGCCGGCTGCTGCTGCGGGTCGCCGACCTGCTCGAGCGCGACAAGGCCGCCTTCGCCCGCGCCGAATCCCTGGACACCGGGAAGCGGCTGGTCGAGAGCGAATACGACATGGACGACATCGCCAACTGCTTCCGGTACTTCGGCAATCTGGCCGCCTCGGGCGGCACCGACCGGGTCATCGACACCGGCAACCCGGAGACGGACAGCAGGGTGGTGCACGAGCCGGTCGGCGTCTGCTCCCTGATCACCCCGTGGAACTACCCGCTGCTGCAGACCGCGTGGAAGGTGGCCCCCGCGCTCGCGGCCGGCAACACCTTCGTGCTCAAGCCCAGCGAGCTGACCCCGCACACCGCCATCCTCCTGATGGGGCTGCTCAAGGAGGCCGGGCTGCCCGACGGCGTCGCCAACCTGGTGCTCGGCGCCGGGGCCGTCGCGGGAGCGCCGCTCAGCACGGACGAGCGCGTCGACCTGGTGTCCTTCACCGGCGGGCTGATCACCGGACGGCGCATCATGGCCGCCGCCGCGCCCACCGTGAAGAAGATCGCCCTGGAACTGGGCGGCAAGAACCCCAACATCGTCTTCGCCGACGCCGAGTTCGACACCGCGGTCGACTTCGCCCTGATGGCGGTGTTCCTGCACTCCGGGCAGGTCTGCTCGGCCGGCGCCCGGCTGCTGGTCCAGGACGAGCTGCACGACAGGTTCGTGGACGAGCTGGTGCGACGGGCCCAGGAGATCCGGCTCGGCGGCCCCTTCGACAAGGATGCCCGCACCGGCCCGCTGATCTCCGCCGCGCACCGCGACAAGGTCGAGGCGTATGTCGCGGCCGGCCTGGCGGAAGGGGCGGTGCTCCGCTGCGGCGGTGCGCGACCCGAGGACCCGGCGCTGGCCAACGGCTACTACTACCCGCCGACGGTGCTGGACGAGTGCACCCCTGGCATGTCCGTGGTCCGCGATGAATCGTTCGGCCCGGTGCTGACCGTCGAGCGGTTCCGTGACGAGGCCGAGGCGGTCGCGCTCGCCAATGACACCGTCTACGGACTGGCCGGAGCGGTCTGGACGCAGGACGGCGAACGTGCGCACCGGGTGGCCGCCCGGCTGCGCGTCGGAACCGTATGGATCAACGACTTCCATCCCTATGTGCCACAGGCTGAATGGGGCGGTATGAAGCAGTCCGGCGTCGGCCGTGAACTGGGCCCGGCCGGACTGGCCGAGTACCAGGAGGCCAAGCACATCTGGCGCAACACCGCGGCGCGTCCGCAGCGGTGGTTCGAATGA